One segment of Salvia splendens isolate huo1 chromosome 20, SspV2, whole genome shotgun sequence DNA contains the following:
- the LOC121781634 gene encoding protein FAR1-RELATED SEQUENCE 5-like encodes MLVDMLLVDIFFHYVVGSIIPICNDDLRPYEGQKFSSLEEGIYFYEKYAQEACFDCRRFGNRFSGGVFVFQYVVCNRQGFHTVDLLGVDISISEEGNASDGDEEHNHDMVDIDHKRFMKGNRSMNDVHHKFVEDCTKANIGPTSTFNLLKEFFGSYDVVGFTLNDVRNCSRDINEKLKEVDVQRRSIILICNDELRPYEGKKFSSLEEGIYFYEKYAQGACFDCRRFGNRSSGGVFVFQYVVCNRQGFHTVDPLGVDISISEEGNASDDDEVTSKKKRRRGTKRCGCGARIDFKFYSNCGVKYYLVYQFIKEHNHDMVDRDHKRFMKGNRSMNDVHHKFVEDCTKANIGPTSTFNLLKEFFGSYDVVGFTLNDVRNCSRDIKEKLKEVDVQMILNQMQETKRICEGFFYKYQLSPDDNKLVSLFWYDAESRKHYHMFGDVVTFDTTYSTNMYNMVFGPFTGKDNHWCPIAFGAGFVSGENCDALSWLFTVFVECMSVAPRIIITDQDWAMGLAIEKVLPGTRHRLCMWHIMSKLFEKIPKSIFDREKFSKESKACVWSELLDPDDILWTGIVEKYGVEDHKWFEDMFAIRHL; translated from the exons ATGCTAGTTGATATGCTG CTTGTTGACATATTTTTCCATTATGTTGTAGGATCTATTATTCCAATTTGCAATGATGATTTGAGGCCTTATGAAGGTCAAAAATTTTCTTCACTTGAGGAGGGGATTTACTTTTATGAAAAGTATGCTCAAGAGGCTTGTTTTGATTGTCGAAGATTTGGAAATAGGTTTAGTGGTGGTGTTTTTGTTTTTCAGTATGTTGTGTGCAACAGACAAGGTTTTCATACAGTTGATCTGTTGGGTGTCGATATAAGTATATCTGAGGAAGGGAATGCGTCAGATGGTGATGAA GAACACAATCATGATATGGTTGACATAGATCATAAGCGATTTATGAAAGGAAATCGCAGTATGAATGATGTTCATCACAAGTTTGTTGAAGATTGCACCAAAGCTAACATTGGTCCTACTTCAACCTTCAACTTATTAAAGGAGTTTTTTGGTAGTTATGATGTTGTTGGGTTTACGTTGAATGACGTTAGGaattgttctcgtgatattaaTGAGAAACTGAAAGAAGTGGATGTTCAAAGAA GATCTATTATTCTAATTTGCAATGATGAGTTGAGGCCTTATGAAGGTAAAAAATTTTCTTCACTTGAGGAGGGGATTTACTTTTATGAAAAGTATGCTCAAGGGGCTTGTTTTGATTGTCGAAGATTTGGAAATAGGTCTAGTGGTGGTGTTTTTGTTTTTCAGTATGTTGTGTGCAACAGACAAGGTTTTCATACAGTTGATCCGTTGGGTGTCGATATAAGTATATCTGAGGAAGGGAATGCGTcagatgatgatgaagtaaCTTCAAAGAAGAAACGCAGACGTGGCACAAAAAGGTGTGGATGTGGAGCGAGGATCGATTTCAAGTTTTATTCTAATTGTGGTGTTAAATATTATCTTGTGTATCAATTCATTAAGGAACACAATCATGATATGGTTGACAGAGATCATAAGCGATTTATGAAAGGAAATCGCAGTATGAATGATGTTCATCACAAGTTTGTTGAAGATTGCACCAAAGCTAACATTGGTCCTACTTCAACCTTCAACTTATTAAAGGAGTTTTTTGGTAGTTATGATGTTGTTGGGTTTACGTTGAATGATGTTAGGaattgttctcgtgatattaaaGAGAAACTGAAAGAAGTGGATGTTCAAATGATCTTAAATCAGATGCAAGAGACGAAGAGAATTTGTGAAGGCTTTTTTTACAAATATCAATTATCACCTGATGATAATAAGTTAGTGAGCTTATTTTGGTATGATGCTGAGTCTCGGAAACATTACCATATGTTTGGAGATGTTGTAACATTTGATACAACATATTCGACAAACAT GTATAATATGGTGTTTGGTCCATTTACCGGGAAAGATAATCACTGGTGTCCTATTGCATTTGGAGCTGGTTTCGTATCCGGTGAGAATTGTGATGCATTATCATGGCTTTTCACTGTGTTTGTTGAATGCATGAGTGTTGCTCCAAGGATCATAATCACGGACCAAGATTGGGCAATGGGGCTTGCAATTGAGAAGGTATTACCTGGTACAAGACATCGTTTATGCATGTGGCATATTATGAGCAAGTTGTTTGAGAAGATACCTAAATCTATTTTTGATAGAGAAAAGTTTAGTAAGGAGTCTAAGGCTTGTGTTTGGTCAGAATTGTTAGATCCAGATGACATATTATGGACTGGTATTGTTGAAAAATATGGTGTGGAAGATCATAAATGGTTTGAGGACATGTTTGCTATTAGACATTTGTAG